In Pseudomonas sp. p1(2021b), the genomic window GGAGCTGTCCAAGGTCTCCGCGCCGGTTGCCCAGAAGATGTACGCCGAGCAGCAGGCCGAGCAGCCTCAGGGCGGTGCCCAGCAGGCCGAGCCGGAAGCCAAGCACGACGACGTGGTCGATGCCGAGTTCGAAGAAGTGAAAGACAACAACAAGCAGTAATCCCTGCATGTTGTCGGCCGGCTCACCGTCGTTTGTCGGTGAGCTGGTAGGATGTCGCCGCGCGGGGGCTTGCTCCCGCGTTGGCGTATCTGGAATTCGAGAATTTTTACAGCATCTGTCAGCGCCGAGGGGCGGCAGGTGTTGATGGCGTGGCGCAGATGCCAGACGCCCAACAAGGTGCAAATGACCTATGTCCAAGCGTGATTATTATGAGGTACTGGGTGTCGAGCGCGGCGCCAGCGAAGCAGACCTCAAAAAAGCCTATCGTCGGCTGGCGATGAAGTACCACCCGGACCGCAACCCGGGCGATAAAGAGTCGGAAGACAAGTTCAAGGAGGCCAACGAGGCCTACGAAGTGCTGTCTGACGCGAGCAAGCGTGCAGCGTTCGACCAGTATGGCCATGCCGGCGTCGACCCGAGCATGGGTGGCGGTGGTGCCGGCTTCGGTGGCGCCAACTTCTCCGATATTTTCGGCGATGTGTTCAGTGACTTCTTCGGCGGTGGCCGGGGCGGTGGACGTGGCGGTGCCCAGCGCGGCAGCGACCTGCGTTACACCCTGGAGCTGAACCTCGAGGAAGCGGTGCGTGGCACCACGGTCAGCATTCGCGTGCCGACGCTGGTCAACTGCAAACCGTGCGATGGCTCCGGTGCGAAGAAGGGCTCGGCTCCGGCGACCTGCCCGACCTGCGGCGGTATCGGCCAGGTGCGCATGCAGCAGGGCTTCTTCTCCGTGCAGCAGACCTGCCCGCGCTGCCACGGCCAGGGCAAGATCATCACCGACCCATGCTCGTCCTGCCATGGCGAAGGCCGTGTCGAGGAATACAAGACCCTATCGGTCAAGGTGCCGGCCGGTGTCGACACCGGCGATCGCATCCGTCTCTCCGGCGAGGGCGAGGCGGGTACCCATGGTGGTCCGACCGGTGACCTGTACGTGGTCATCAATGTGCGTGAGCACCCGATCTTCCAGCGTGACGGCAAGCACCTGTATTGCGAAGTGCCGATCAGCTACACCGATGCCGCCCTGGGCGGCGAGCTGGAGGTGCCGACCCTCGATGGCCGGGTCAAGCTCAAGATCCCGGAAGGTACCCAGACTGGCAAGCAGTTCCGCCTGCGCGGCAAGGGCGTGGCCCCGGTGCGTGGTGGTGCGGCAGGTGACCTGCTGTGCCGCGTGGCGGTGGAAACGCCGGTCAACCTGAGCCGCCGCCAGCGCGAGCTGCTCGAGGAGCTGCGTGACTCGCTGCAGGGCGACAGCTCCCATTCGCCCAAGGCCAGCGGCTGGTTCGAGGGTGTGAAGCGCTTCTTCGGCGATCTCTGACAAGGAACAGGCTATGCGACGTATTGCAGTGATGGGCGCGGCGGGGCGGATGGGCAAGACCCTCGTCGAGGCCGTGCAGCAACAGGCGCCCCAGGCGGGCCTGACGGCGGCGATCGATCGCCCCGACAGCACCCTGGTCGGGGCCGATGCCGGTGAGCTGGCGGCGCTGGGGCGCATCGGCGTGGAAATCTGTGGTGACCTGGCCAAGGTCGCCGACGAGTTCGATGTGCTGATCGACTTCACTCACCCCTCGGTGACCCTGAAGAACCTGGCGTTCTGCCGCAAGGCGGGCAAGGCCATGGTCATCGGCACCACCGGCTTCACGCCGGAAGAGAAAGAGCTGCTGGCTGAGGCGGGCAAGGAGATCCCGATCGTCTTCGCTGCCAACTTCAGCGTTGGCGTCAACCTGTGCCTGAAGTTGCTGGATACTGCAGCGCGGGTGTTGGGCGACGAGGTGGACATCGAAATCATCGAGGCGCACCACCGGCACAAGGTCGATGCGCCGTCCGGTACCGCGCTGCGCATGGGCGAGGTGGTGGCCCAGGCGCTGGGGCGTGACCTGGGTGAAGTGGCGGTCTATGGTCGCGAAGGCCAGACCGGTGCCCGTGATCGCCAGACCATCGGTTTCGCCACGGTGCGGGCCGGCGACGTGGTGGGTGACCACACCGTGCTGTTCGCCGCGGAAGGCGAGCGCGTCGAGATCACCCACAAGGCCTCCAGTCGCATGACCTTCGCCAAGGGGGCGGTGCGTGCCGCGCTGTGGCTGGATGGGCGCGAGCCAGGCCTGTACGACATGCAGGATGTGCTCGAGCTGCGTTGATCGTAATGGGGTCGCTTCGCGGCACAAGGTAGCTCCTACAGGTCTGGCGCCGCTCTCGAAGGCGGTGAGGTGCTTGTAGGGGCTTGTCCCGCGATTGCATTTGATCAGGCAGCACTGTCGCCTGTCGCATTCCCGTGTTTCAGAGACACATACGCGGTAGACCTAAAACGTAATTTTCTGTAAGCTACAGCTTTAGTGTGTCCACTAAAAGCGCGCAGACAAATTCAGCATAAAAGCGGGGTGACGTGTCCATACGTCATTCCGCTTTTTTGCAACCTGCGATCGCCCTTTCAGGCTTGATTTACGGGAGGTCTTCTTGACTAAGCCAGCCATACTCGCCCTTGCCGATGGCAGCATTTTTCGCGGTGAAGCCATCGGAGCCGACGGTCAAACCGTTGGTGAGGTGGTGTTCAACACCGCTATGACCGGCTACCAGGAAATCCTTACAGACCCTTCCTATGCCCAGCAAATCGTCACCCTGACTTACCCGCACATCGGCAATACCGGCACCACCCCTGAAGACGCTGAGTCCAATCGCGTCTGGTCCGCCGGCCTGGTCATCCGCGACCTGCCGCTGCTGGCCAGCAACTGGCGCAACACCCAGTCGCTGCCTGAATACCTGAAAGCCAACAACGTCGTGGCCATCGCCGGCATCGACACCCGCCGCCTGACCCGTATCCTGCGCGAAAAAGGCGCTCAGAACGGCTGCATCCTGGCCGGTGACGACATCAGCGAAGAAGCCGCCATCGCCGCTGCCCGCGCCTTCCCGGGCCTCAAGGGCATGGACCTGGCCAAGGAAGTGTCCACCAAGGATCGCTATGAGTGGCGCTCCAGCGTGTGGAACCTGGCAACCGACAGCCACCCGACCCTGGAAGCGGCCGACCTGCCCTACCACGTGGTGGCCTACGACTACGGCGTCAAGCTGAACATCCTGCGCATGCTGGTCGCCCGTGGCTGCCGCTTGACCGTGGTGCCGGCCCAGACCCCAGCCAGCGAAGTCCTGGCCCTGAACCCTGATGGCGTGTTCCTCTCCAACGGCCCTGGCGACCCCGAGCCGTGCGATTACGCGATCCAGGCGATCAAGGATATCCTCGAGACCGACATCCCGGTCTTCGGTATCTGCCTGGGCCACCAGCTGTTGGCCCTGGCCTCCGGCGCCAAGACCATGAAAATGGGCCACGGCCACCACGGTGCCAACCACCCGGTCCAGGATCTGGACAGTGGCGTGGTCATGATCACCAGCCAGAACCACGGTTTCGCCGTCGACGAAGCCACCCTGCCGGGCAATGTTCGCGCCATCCACAAGTCGCTGTTCGACGGCACCCTGCAGGGTATCGAGCGTACCGACAAGAGCGCGTTCAGCTTCCAGGGCCACCCTGAAGCGAGCCCAGGCCCGACCGACGTCGCGCCACTGTTCGATCGTTTCATCGATGCCATGGCCAAGCGCCGCTGAGCATCCTGCATCAAGGCCCCGGGGCGGCTCGCGCCGCGCCCGGAAGCGCCTGACCCAGATTGTTCAAGACGGCTTGCCGACTGACCCGCGGATTTGAGTGACAACCCATGCCAAAACGTACAGACATCAAAAGCATCCTGATTCTCGGCGCCGGCCCGATCGTGATCGGCCAGGCCTGTGAATTCGACTATTCCGGCGCCCAGGCCTGCAAGGCCCTGCGCGAGGAAGGCTTCCGCGTCATCCTGGTGAACTCCAACCCGGCCACCATCATGACCGACCCGGCCATGGCCGACGCCACCTACATCGAGCCGATCAAATGGCAATCGGTGGCCAAGATCATCGAAAAGGAACGCCCGGACGCGCTGCTGCCGACCATGGGGGGCCAGACCGCCCTGAACTGCGCCCTGGACCTCGAGCGCCACGGCGTGCTGGAGAAGTTCGGCGTGGAAATGATCGGCGCCAATGCCGACACCATCGACAAGGCCGAAGACCGTTCGCGTTTCGACCAGGCGATGAAGGCTATCGGCCTGGAGTGCCCGCGCTCCGGTATCGCCCACAGCATGGAAGAAGCCAATGCGGTGCTCGAGCGCCTGGGCTTCCCCTGCATCATCCGCCCGTCGTTCACCATGGGCGGTACCGGTGGTGGTATCGCCTACAACCGTGAAGAATTCGAAGAAATCTGCGCCCGCGGCCTGGACCTGTCGCCGACCAAGGAGCTGCTGATCGACGAATCGCTGATCGGCTGGAAGGAATACGAGATGGAGGTTGTCCGCGACAAGAAGGACAACTGCATCATCGTCTGCTCCATCGAGAACTTCGACCCGATGGGCGTGCACACCGGCGACTCGATCACTGTCGCTCCGGCGCAGACCCTGACCGACAAGGAATACCAGATCATGCGCAACGCCTCGCTGGCGGTGCTGCGTGAAATCGGCGTCGAGACCGGTGGTTCCAACGTGCAGTTCGGTATCTGCCCGAACACCGGCCGCATGGTCGTGATCGAGATGAACCCGCGGGTATCGCGTTCCTCGGCCTTGGCCTCGAAGGCCACCGGCTTCCCGATCGCCAAAATCGCCGCCAAGCTGGCTGTCGGCTACACCCTCGACGAGCTGCAGAACGACATCACCGGCGGTCGTACCCCGGCATCCTTCGAGCCTTCCATCGACTACGTAGTCACCAAGCTGCCGCGCTTCGCCTTCGAGAAGTTCCCGAAAGCCGACGCCCGCCTGACCACCCAGATGAAGTCCGTGGGTGAGGTCATGGCCATCGGCCGTACCTTCCAGGAGTCCATGCAGAAAGCCCTGCGCGGCCTGGAAGTCGGCGCCTGCGGCCTGGACCCGAAGGTCGACCTGGCCAACCCGGAAGCCATGAGCATTCTCAAGCGTGAGCTGACTGTGCCGGGCGCCGAGCGTATCTGGTACGTCGCCGATGCCTTCCGTGCCGGCATGAGCCGTGACGAAATCTTCGCCCTGACCAAGATCGACCACTGGTTCCTGGTGCAGATCGAAGACTTGATCCAGGAAGAAGAGAAGGTCAAGACCCTGGGCCTGGCCGCCATCGACAAGGCACTGATGCTGCGCCTCAAGCGCAAGGGCTTCTCCGACCAGCGTCTGGCCAAGCTGCTGGGCGTGACCGACAAGAACCTGCGCCGTCACCGCCACAAGCTGGAGGTGCTGCCGGTCTACAAGCGCGTCGACACCTGCGCCGCCGAGTTCGCCACCGACACCGCCTACCTGTACTCCACCTATGAGGAAGAGTGCGAGGCCAACCCGTCGACCCGCGACAAGATCATGATCCTCGGTGGTGGCCCGAACCGTATCGGCCAAGGCATCGAGTTCGACTACTGCTGCGTGCATGCAGCCCTGGCACTGCGCGAAGACGGTTACGAGACCATCATGGTCAACTGCAACCCGGAAACCGTCTCCACCGACTACGACACCTCCGACCGCCTGTACTTCGAGCCGCTGACCCTGGAAGACGTGCTGGAAATCTGCCGTGTCGAGAAGCCAAAAGGCGTCATCGTCCACTACGGCGGCC contains:
- the dnaJ gene encoding molecular chaperone DnaJ; translated protein: MSKRDYYEVLGVERGASEADLKKAYRRLAMKYHPDRNPGDKESEDKFKEANEAYEVLSDASKRAAFDQYGHAGVDPSMGGGGAGFGGANFSDIFGDVFSDFFGGGRGGGRGGAQRGSDLRYTLELNLEEAVRGTTVSIRVPTLVNCKPCDGSGAKKGSAPATCPTCGGIGQVRMQQGFFSVQQTCPRCHGQGKIITDPCSSCHGEGRVEEYKTLSVKVPAGVDTGDRIRLSGEGEAGTHGGPTGDLYVVINVREHPIFQRDGKHLYCEVPISYTDAALGGELEVPTLDGRVKLKIPEGTQTGKQFRLRGKGVAPVRGGAAGDLLCRVAVETPVNLSRRQRELLEELRDSLQGDSSHSPKASGWFEGVKRFFGDL
- the dapB gene encoding 4-hydroxy-tetrahydrodipicolinate reductase, with amino-acid sequence MRRIAVMGAAGRMGKTLVEAVQQQAPQAGLTAAIDRPDSTLVGADAGELAALGRIGVEICGDLAKVADEFDVLIDFTHPSVTLKNLAFCRKAGKAMVIGTTGFTPEEKELLAEAGKEIPIVFAANFSVGVNLCLKLLDTAARVLGDEVDIEIIEAHHRHKVDAPSGTALRMGEVVAQALGRDLGEVAVYGREGQTGARDRQTIGFATVRAGDVVGDHTVLFAAEGERVEITHKASSRMTFAKGAVRAALWLDGREPGLYDMQDVLELR
- the carA gene encoding glutamine-hydrolyzing carbamoyl-phosphate synthase small subunit produces the protein MTKPAILALADGSIFRGEAIGADGQTVGEVVFNTAMTGYQEILTDPSYAQQIVTLTYPHIGNTGTTPEDAESNRVWSAGLVIRDLPLLASNWRNTQSLPEYLKANNVVAIAGIDTRRLTRILREKGAQNGCILAGDDISEEAAIAAARAFPGLKGMDLAKEVSTKDRYEWRSSVWNLATDSHPTLEAADLPYHVVAYDYGVKLNILRMLVARGCRLTVVPAQTPASEVLALNPDGVFLSNGPGDPEPCDYAIQAIKDILETDIPVFGICLGHQLLALASGAKTMKMGHGHHGANHPVQDLDSGVVMITSQNHGFAVDEATLPGNVRAIHKSLFDGTLQGIERTDKSAFSFQGHPEASPGPTDVAPLFDRFIDAMAKRR
- the carB gene encoding carbamoyl-phosphate synthase large subunit, translating into MPKRTDIKSILILGAGPIVIGQACEFDYSGAQACKALREEGFRVILVNSNPATIMTDPAMADATYIEPIKWQSVAKIIEKERPDALLPTMGGQTALNCALDLERHGVLEKFGVEMIGANADTIDKAEDRSRFDQAMKAIGLECPRSGIAHSMEEANAVLERLGFPCIIRPSFTMGGTGGGIAYNREEFEEICARGLDLSPTKELLIDESLIGWKEYEMEVVRDKKDNCIIVCSIENFDPMGVHTGDSITVAPAQTLTDKEYQIMRNASLAVLREIGVETGGSNVQFGICPNTGRMVVIEMNPRVSRSSALASKATGFPIAKIAAKLAVGYTLDELQNDITGGRTPASFEPSIDYVVTKLPRFAFEKFPKADARLTTQMKSVGEVMAIGRTFQESMQKALRGLEVGACGLDPKVDLANPEAMSILKRELTVPGAERIWYVADAFRAGMSRDEIFALTKIDHWFLVQIEDLIQEEEKVKTLGLAAIDKALMLRLKRKGFSDQRLAKLLGVTDKNLRRHRHKLEVLPVYKRVDTCAAEFATDTAYLYSTYEEECEANPSTRDKIMILGGGPNRIGQGIEFDYCCVHAALALREDGYETIMVNCNPETVSTDYDTSDRLYFEPLTLEDVLEICRVEKPKGVIVHYGGQTPLKLARALEEAGVPIIGTSPDAIDRAEDRERFQQMVQRLNLRQPPNATVRSEDEAIRAAGDIGYPLVVRPSYVLGGRAMEIVYELDELKRYLREAVQVSNDSPVLLDHFLNCAIEMDVDAVCDGTDVVIGAIMQHIEQAGVHSGDSACSLPPYSLPANVQDEVREQVRKMALELGVVGLMNVQLALQGDKIYVIEVNPRASRTVPFVSKCIGTSLAMIAARVMAGKSLKELGFTKEIIPNFYSVKEAVFPFAKFPGVDPILGPEMKSTGEVMGVGDSFGEAFAKAQMGASEILPCSGTAFISVRDDDKPQVAGVARDLIALGFEVVATAGTAKVIEAAGLKVRRVNKVTEGRPHVVDMIKNDEVSLIINTTEGRQSIADSYSIRRNALQHKIYCTTTIAAGEAICEALKFGPEKTVRRLQDLHAGLNA